The Eremothecium gossypii ATCC 10895 chromosome IV, complete sequence genome contains a region encoding:
- the KSP1 gene encoding putative serine/threonine protein kinase KSP1 (Syntenic homolog of Saccharomyces cerevisiae YHR082C (KSP1)), protein MTLDYEIYKEGGLLKDRYHKLEDISEGSYGYVSLAKDTKLKKLVAVKYIFKSDEDDVKRRDRDDGAEASNNSSLEKRQMLLRRQRSLISEKVRSRLSNHICFEALYEVDIQSKIGKHKNITELYDYFDSYIIMEYCSGGDLYEAIKADTIPRKTRQLTHIISQILDAVEFVHSKGIYHRDIKPENILIADSNWTVKLTDWGLATTDQTSMDRNVGSERYMAPELFESNLDYDERNEPYECSKVDIWAIGIVLLNIVFHKNPFSVANQTDKSFCYFAANREALFDVFSTMSYDLYQLLRHSLTIDPTNRYLRGMREELSHLNEYTLDDEYYNSLHDEGETVSEEEDTYSNVSRFQEVDSTATTNTPLSEIVPSVSANVCVVPAITVEQITPAPSKKEAKDPIPRFTFTKRSHPKSSVSERNTKPIKIKHNRKIIKNTRKPLGIPTPNSHINNFFQEYNDNNDSDNFNTRDFFTPPGINNGYMDGVFNKRTRNRRYSNYYHSNDYNGFNCRPNSASAAKSSFHSAGSSGNNNSGNYYRRGSSVSCQNSPSNAKYVPPHSRNSFNNSSPNNINNQPITTLESPKTSITYHEQQRLALDAEPDLDDVLFTLEETDVDNNFLNDMANLAVHQHNDQRPRSSLQVEGFNALPSPHNQHPSSAGNTDVPELLKSAHSPSELQNHLRNYNISNGFTATRKTSTSSDYKPKPGIYIPPHHRKSFNQGSFNGMNGSVYGMGPTLSVNGETHATPPYSKKNGAGVRKNSNVQCNNNNNSTLATHNVAVNTSTATKNVSEAAADNDIDERRNFEPLNKIRKPYMPHNHASSTTAIQSAAVFADTNAVVFEEDSDPLPLKAKVLHVHSPHKIKSGRKSSIQDDLVGSLEQYKNNWLILQQHQE, encoded by the coding sequence ATGACACTGGACTACGAGATATACAAGGAGGGTGGCCTGCTCAAGGATCGATACCATAAGCTTGAGGATATCAGCGAGGGCTCATACGGGTATGTGTCCTTGGCGAAGGATACAAAGCTGAAAAAACTAGTGGCTGTGAAATACATATTCAAGAGTGACGAGGACGATGTAAAGCGTAGGGACAGGGACGACGGCGCGGAAGCGTCCAACAACTCATCGCTTGAGAAACGACAGATGCTTCTTCGGCGGCAGAGATCGCTTATCTCTGAAAAGGTGCGGTCTCGGCTTTCTAACCACATCTGCTTCGAGGCGTTGTATGAAGTTGATATTCAAAGCAAAATTGGAAAGCATAAAAACATTACAGAGTTGTATGATTACTTCGACTCCTACATCATCATGGAGTACTGTTCCGGCGGGGATTTGTACGAAGCTATCAAGGCGGACACCATTCCCCGGAAAACGAGACAGTTGACGCATATTATTTCTCAAATCTTAGATGCAGTGGAGTTTGTCCACAGCAAGGGGATATACCACAGAGATATTAAACCAGAAAATATATTGATTGCAGATTCTAATTGGACTGTAAAGCTAACTGACTGGGGGTTGGCAACAACGGATCAGACATCTATGGATAGGAATGTTGGAAGTGAGCGCTACATGGCGCCTGAGCTATTTGAGAGCAATCTGGACTACGATGAAAGAAACGAGCCATATGAATGCAGTAAGGTTGATATTTGGGCAATTGGGATTGTTCTACTCAACATTGTTTTCCATAAAAATCCGTTTAGCGTTGCCAATCAAACAGATAAGTCTTTCTGTTACTTTGCAGCAAATAGGGAAGCTCTATTCGATGTTTTTTCGACTATGTCCTACGATCTCTATCAGCTTCTAAGACATAGCTTGACGATTGATCCTACGAACAGATATCTAAGGGGTATGAGGGAAGAATTATCACACTTGAATGAATACACCTTGGATGACGAATACTACAACTCCTTACACGACGAAGGTGAAACTGTGTCCGAAGAGGAGGATACTTACAGTAACGTTTCCAGGTTTCAGGAGGTGGACTCTACCGCTACCACCAATACCCCACTATCAGAAATTGTACCATCTGTTTCCGCCAACGTTTGTGTTGTACCAGCGATTACAGTGGAACAGATCACGCCAGCACCGTCTAAAAAAGAGGCTAAGGATCCCATTCCACGTTTTACCTTTACAAAGAGGTCTCACCCGAAATCCTCCGTCTCTGAGAGAAACACAAAACCTATTAAGATCAAACATAATCGTAAGATTATAAAGAATACAAGAAAACCATTGGGTATTCCAACGCCCAATAGCCACATAAACAACTTTTTCCAGGAATACAACGACAATAATGACAGCGATAACTTTAATACTAGGGATTTCTTTACACCGCCCGGGATAAACAATGGCTACATGGATGGTGTGTTTAACAAACGCACCAGGAACCGTCGGTATAGCAACTATTACCACTCTAACGACTATAACGGCTTCAATTGCAGGCCTAACTCTGCGAGTGCGGCAAAGTCGTCTTTCCATAGTGCTGGCTCATCTGGGAATAACAATAGTGGTAATTATTATCGCCGTGGTTCCTCCGTTAGCTGTCAGAATTCGCCTTCTAACGCCAAATACGTCCCTCCACATTCTAGAAACTCCTTTAACAACTCGTCACCGAACAATATCAACAACCAACCGATCACAACGCTTGAGTCCCCCAAAACGAGCATTACGTATCACGAACAACAACGCTTGGCACTGGATGCCGAGCCCGACTTAGATGATGTTCTCTTCACGTTGGAAGAGACAGATGTTGACAATAATTTCTTGAATGACATGGCAAATTTGGCGGTCCATCAACATAACGATCAGAGGCCGCGCTCATCGCTGCAAGTTGAGGGGTTTAATGCCCTTCCATCACCACATAACCAGCACCCCTCCAGTGCAGGTAACACTGATGTACCCGAGTTGTTGAAGTCAGCTCACTCTCCGTCTGAGCTGCAAAACCACCTCAGGAACTATAACATTAGCAATGGGTTCACCGCTACTCGTAAGACGAGTACCTCATCTGACTATAAACCGAAACCTGGTATATATATTCCGCCGCATCATCGGAAGAGCTTTAATCAGGGAAGTTTTAACGGCATGAATGGCTCGGTTTATGGGATGGGCCCCACTCTCTCGGTAAATGGTGAAACTCATGCTACACCTCCGTATTCAAAGAAAAATGGAGCGGGGGTTAGAAAAAACTCTAACGTACAGTGCAATAACAATAACAACAGCACATTGGCAACGCATAATGTCGCTGTGAATACTTCTACCGCCACCAAGAATGTCAGTGAAGCGGCTGCAGATAATGACATCGACGAACGTCGGAATTTTGAACCTTTAAACAAAATCCGGAAGCCATATATGCCGCATAACCATGCGTCCAGTACTACGGCAATTCAGAGCGCGGCGGTCTTTGCTGATACTAATGCGGTAGTGTTTGAGGAAGATAGTGACCCTCTGCCACTGAAAGCTAAGGTGCTACATGTTCATTCCCCTCACAAGATCAAGAGTGGGCGCAAATCCTCCATACAGGATGACTTGGTAGGCTCATTGGAGCAGTACAAGAATAATTGGCTAATATTGCAACAGCACCAGGAGTAA